The following are encoded in a window of Pseudomonas graminis genomic DNA:
- a CDS encoding HIT domain-containing protein, with the protein MFVLDPRLLQDTLPIGDFPLCTLLLSNDSSYPWFILVPKRADISEVFQLSETDQMQLWKETTTLSAVLDRTFQADKMNVAALGNVVNQLHMHVIVRRVGDAAWPAPVWGKHPAKPYTPEEVARINAQLKSELTGTFIFKEG; encoded by the coding sequence GTGTTTGTTCTAGATCCGCGCTTGCTGCAAGACACACTACCGATCGGCGACTTCCCGCTATGCACGCTGCTGCTGTCCAATGATTCCAGTTACCCCTGGTTCATTCTGGTGCCCAAGCGTGCAGATATCAGTGAAGTGTTCCAACTGTCCGAAACGGACCAGATGCAGTTATGGAAAGAAACCACCACCCTCTCGGCGGTACTTGATCGCACGTTTCAGGCGGACAAGATGAACGTTGCTGCGCTGGGTAATGTGGTCAATCAGCTGCATATGCACGTCATCGTTCGCCGTGTCGGCGACGCGGCCTGGCCAGCGCCAGTGTGGGGCAAGCATCCGGCCAAGCCATATACGCCGGAGGAGGTTGCGCGGATCAACGCGCAACTGAAGTCCGAATTGACCGGAACATTTATCTTTAAAGAGGGCTGA
- a CDS encoding SlyX family protein → MDLESRVMELESRLAFQDDTIQALNDVLVTQQRSLDRLELQIAALIKRQEEMGGQGDDFVEDSRPPHY, encoded by the coding sequence ATGGATCTCGAATCGCGTGTCATGGAACTGGAGAGTCGACTGGCCTTTCAGGACGATACCATTCAAGCGCTCAACGACGTGTTGGTCACCCAGCAGCGTAGCCTTGATCGTCTGGAGTTACAGATCGCAGCCCTGATCAAGCGTCAGGAGGAAATGGGCGGGCAGGGCGACGATTTCGTTGAAGACTCTCGCCCTCCTCATTATTAA
- a CDS encoding cold shock domain-containing protein, whose protein sequence is MGNRDTGTVKWFNTSKGFGFISRDSGDDIFVHFRAIRGEGHRVLVEGQRVEFSVMNRDKGLQAEDVIAALPRR, encoded by the coding sequence CTGGGCAACCGCGATACAGGCACGGTGAAGTGGTTCAACACCTCCAAAGGCTTCGGATTCATTTCCCGGGATTCGGGCGACGACATCTTCGTGCACTTTCGCGCCATTCGCGGTGAAGGCCACCGCGTTCTGGTCGAAGGCCAGCGTGTCGAGTTTTCGGTGATGAACCGCGACAAGGGCCTGCAAGCGGAAGACGTCATCGCTGCGCTCCCGCGCCGTTAA
- a CDS encoding Dps family protein: MAIDIGISEEDRKSIVDGLSRLLADTYVLYLKTHNFHWNVTGPAFRTLHLMFEEQYNELALAVDQIAERIRALGFPAPGTYSTYARLSSIKEEEGVPAAEDMIRSLVQGQEAVTRTARGIFPLLDKVSDEPTADLLTQRMQVHEKTAWMLRSMLEAQ, from the coding sequence ATGGCAATCGATATCGGCATCAGCGAAGAAGATCGCAAGTCCATCGTGGACGGTCTTTCCCGCCTGCTGGCAGACACCTACGTGTTGTATCTGAAAACCCATAACTTTCACTGGAACGTGACTGGCCCGGCTTTTCGTACGCTGCACCTGATGTTTGAAGAGCAATACAACGAACTGGCACTGGCGGTCGATCAGATCGCAGAGCGGATTCGCGCGCTGGGCTTCCCGGCGCCGGGGACCTATTCGACCTACGCGCGCTTGTCGTCGATCAAGGAAGAAGAGGGCGTACCTGCGGCCGAGGACATGATTCGTTCGCTGGTTCAGGGGCAGGAAGCGGTCACCCGTACTGCCCGTGGGATTTTCCCGTTGCTGGATAAAGTCAGCGACGAGCCAACGGCAGACCTGCTGACCCAGCGCATGCAGGTGCATGAGAAAACCGCCTGGATGCTGCGCTCGATGCTCGAAGCCCAGTAA
- a CDS encoding ribbon-helix-helix domain-containing protein, with product MNLNTAREGWEPTHCLNARGDPFIENFNMSLAQPHARSVRLNGLATCLRLEEVYWNILSEMARFNDCSINAVLSYVDREVHLRYGGVKNFSGLIRVVCVAHVLSAEGLRLTPSPT from the coding sequence ATGAACCTGAATACTGCCCGAGAGGGGTGGGAGCCGACCCATTGTCTGAACGCCCGGGGCGACCCGTTTATCGAAAATTTCAACATGAGCCTGGCCCAGCCGCACGCCAGATCGGTGAGGCTGAATGGGCTGGCCACATGCTTGCGACTTGAGGAGGTGTACTGGAATATTCTGTCCGAAATGGCACGTTTCAACGATTGCTCCATCAACGCCGTGCTGTCCTACGTGGATCGCGAGGTTCACCTGCGTTACGGCGGCGTCAAGAATTTCAGCGGCCTGATCCGCGTCGTGTGCGTGGCGCACGTATTGAGTGCCGAGGGCCTGCGGTTGACGCCGTCCCCGACATGA
- the aspS gene encoding aspartate--tRNA ligase encodes MMRSHYCGQLNESLEGQEITLCGWVHRRRDHGGVIFLDIRDREGLAQVVFDPDRADTFAIADRVRSEYVVKLTGKVRARPAGAVNPNMASGAIEVLGYELEVLNESETPPFPLNEYSDVGEETRLRYRFIDLRRPEMAEKLRLRSRITSSIRGFLDGNGFLDVETPILTRATPEGARDYLVPSRTHPGSFFALPQSPQLFKQLLMVAGFDRYYQIAKCFRDEDLRADRQPEFTQIDIETSFLNEEDIMGITETMVRKLFKEVLDVEFDDFPHMTFEEAMRRYGSDKPDLRNPLELVDVADQLQAVDFKVFSGPANDPKCRVTALRVPGGASMPRSKIDEYTKFVGIYGAKGLAYIKVNERAKGVEGLQSPIVKNIPEASLNVILDRVGAVDGDIVFFGADKFKIVSEALGALRIKLGHDLNLLTREWAPMWVVDFPMFEENDDGSFSALHHPFTAPKCSPEELEANPATALSRAYDMVLNGTELGGGSIRIHRKEMQQAVFRLLGISEDEQQEKFGFLLDALKYGAPPHGGLAFGLDRLVMLMTGAQSIREVIAFPKTQSAADVMTQAPGVVDAKALRELHIRLRETPKAE; translated from the coding sequence ATGATGCGCAGCCATTATTGCGGCCAACTGAACGAGAGCCTGGAAGGTCAGGAAATTACCCTTTGCGGATGGGTCCATCGCCGTCGCGACCACGGGGGGGTGATTTTCCTCGACATTCGCGATCGTGAAGGTCTGGCCCAAGTGGTTTTCGATCCGGATCGTGCGGACACCTTCGCCATCGCCGACCGTGTTCGCAGCGAATACGTGGTCAAGCTGACCGGCAAGGTACGTGCGCGTCCTGCCGGCGCCGTAAACCCGAACATGGCGTCGGGCGCGATCGAAGTGCTGGGCTATGAGCTGGAAGTCCTCAACGAGTCGGAAACCCCGCCGTTCCCGCTTAACGAATACTCCGACGTCGGCGAAGAAACCCGCCTGCGGTATCGCTTCATCGACCTGCGTCGTCCGGAGATGGCTGAAAAGCTGCGTCTTCGCTCGCGCATCACCTCCAGCATCCGTGGCTTTCTGGACGGCAACGGCTTCCTCGATGTCGAGACGCCGATCCTCACTCGCGCCACGCCCGAAGGCGCTCGCGACTATCTGGTGCCAAGCCGTACCCACCCAGGCAGCTTCTTCGCCTTGCCGCAATCGCCCCAGCTGTTCAAACAGCTGCTAATGGTTGCCGGTTTCGACCGTTACTACCAGATCGCCAAGTGCTTCCGCGACGAAGACCTGCGTGCCGACCGTCAGCCTGAATTCACTCAGATCGACATCGAGACCAGCTTCCTCAACGAAGAGGACATCATGGGCATCACCGAGACCATGGTCCGCAAGCTCTTCAAGGAAGTGCTGGATGTGGAGTTCGATGACTTCCCCCACATGACCTTCGAAGAAGCCATGCGCCGCTATGGCTCGGACAAACCAGACCTGCGTAACCCGCTGGAACTGGTTGACGTTGCCGATCAGCTTCAGGCCGTGGATTTCAAAGTGTTCAGCGGTCCTGCCAACGATCCGAAGTGCCGTGTGACGGCGCTGCGCGTTCCCGGCGGTGCAAGCATGCCGCGCAGCAAGATCGACGAGTACACCAAGTTCGTCGGCATCTACGGCGCCAAAGGTCTGGCCTACATCAAGGTCAACGAGCGCGCCAAGGGCGTCGAAGGCCTGCAGTCGCCGATCGTCAAGAACATCCCGGAAGCCAGCCTCAACGTGATCCTCGATCGCGTGGGCGCAGTGGACGGCGACATCGTGTTCTTCGGCGCGGACAAATTCAAAATCGTCAGCGAAGCACTGGGCGCTCTGCGCATCAAGCTGGGCCACGACCTGAACCTGCTCACCCGTGAATGGGCGCCGATGTGGGTCGTTGATTTCCCGATGTTCGAGGAAAACGACGACGGCAGCTTCTCCGCGCTGCACCACCCGTTCACCGCGCCGAAATGCTCGCCTGAAGAGCTTGAGGCCAACCCTGCCACCGCGCTGTCCCGCGCGTACGACATGGTGCTGAACGGCACTGAGTTGGGCGGCGGTTCGATCCGTATCCACCGCAAGGAAATGCAGCAGGCCGTGTTCCGTCTGCTGGGCATTTCCGAAGACGAGCAGCAGGAGAAGTTCGGCTTCCTGCTCGACGCACTGAAGTACGGCGCGCCGCCCCACGGTGGTCTGGCGTTCGGTCTGGATCGTCTGGTTATGCTGATGACCGGCGCTCAGTCCATTCGTGAAGTCATTGCCTTCCCGAAAACCCAGAGTGCTGCGGATGTGATGACCCAGGCACCGGGCGTGGTCGATGCCAAGGCACTGCGCGAGCTGCACATCCGCCTGCGCGAAACGCCAAAGGCAGAGTAA
- a CDS encoding YebC/PmpR family DNA-binding transcriptional regulator codes for MAGHSKWANIKHRKERQDAKKGKIFTKWIRELTVAARQGGGDPASNPRLRLAQDKALGANMSRDIIDRAIARGAGAADADDMVELGYEGYGPGGVAVMVETMTDNRNRTAAAVRHAFSKCGGNLGTDGSVSYLFERKGQISFAPGVDEDALIEAAMETDADDVVTHEDGSIDVFTSFSSFYAVRNALEAAGFTPADAEIVMQPTTSAVLDLDMAEKVLKLIDMLEDLDDVQNVYSNAEIPDEVLEQLG; via the coding sequence ATGGCTGGTCATTCCAAGTGGGCGAACATCAAGCACCGCAAAGAGCGTCAGGATGCCAAGAAAGGCAAGATCTTCACCAAGTGGATTCGCGAACTGACGGTCGCTGCCCGTCAGGGCGGCGGTGATCCGGCGTCGAACCCGCGCTTGCGTCTGGCGCAGGACAAGGCCCTTGGCGCGAACATGAGTCGCGACATCATCGACCGCGCCATCGCTCGTGGTGCCGGCGCCGCCGATGCCGATGATATGGTCGAACTGGGTTACGAAGGTTACGGCCCCGGCGGCGTTGCGGTCATGGTCGAAACCATGACTGATAACCGCAACCGGACCGCGGCTGCCGTGCGTCATGCGTTCAGCAAGTGCGGCGGCAACCTGGGGACTGACGGCTCGGTGTCTTATCTGTTCGAGCGCAAGGGGCAGATATCCTTCGCACCGGGCGTGGATGAAGACGCGCTGATCGAAGCTGCGATGGAAACGGATGCTGACGACGTAGTCACCCACGAAGATGGCTCCATTGACGTGTTCACTTCGTTCTCCAGTTTCTATGCCGTGCGCAACGCGCTGGAAGCCGCTGGTTTCACGCCCGCCGATGCGGAAATCGTGATGCAACCGACCACCAGTGCGGTGCTCGATCTGGACATGGCGGAAAAGGTCCTCAAGCTGATCGATATGCTGGAAGACCTGGATGACGTGCAGAACGTCTATTCCAACGCTGAAATCCCGGACGAGGTGCTGGAGCAGCTCGGCTGA
- the ruvC gene encoding crossover junction endodeoxyribonuclease RuvC yields the protein MTLILGIDPGSRITGFGVVRDTGRGCEYVASGCIRTGTGLLHERLQIVYRGVREVIQTYGPVTMGIEKVFMARNPDSALKLGQARGAAIVAGAEEGLEIAEYTATQVKQAVAGTGGANKDQVMMMVMHLLKLTTKPQVDASDALAIAMCHAHTRSSLIPHGLNTARSRGGRLRL from the coding sequence ATGACTCTTATTTTAGGTATCGACCCCGGTTCAAGAATTACCGGGTTTGGCGTGGTGCGTGATACCGGGCGCGGCTGCGAGTACGTGGCCTCGGGCTGCATTCGCACGGGCACAGGCTTGCTCCATGAGCGGCTGCAGATCGTGTATCGCGGCGTGCGCGAAGTCATCCAGACGTACGGCCCGGTGACGATGGGCATCGAGAAGGTGTTCATGGCGCGCAACCCGGACTCGGCCTTGAAGCTGGGTCAGGCCCGCGGTGCGGCGATTGTTGCGGGTGCCGAAGAAGGGCTGGAGATCGCCGAGTACACCGCGACTCAGGTCAAGCAGGCCGTCGCCGGAACGGGCGGCGCCAACAAGGATCAGGTGATGATGATGGTCATGCACCTGCTCAAGCTGACCACCAAGCCTCAAGTGGATGCGTCGGATGCACTGGCAATCGCCATGTGTCACGCGCATACCCGATCCAGCCTCATCCCTCACGGCCTGAATACGGCGCGCAGTCGTGGCGGACGTCTGCGGCTGTGA
- the ruvA gene encoding Holliday junction branch migration protein RuvA, which produces MIGRLRGTLVEKQPPHLVLDVNGVGYEVEVPMTTLYRLPHLGEIVTLHIHLVVREDAHLLFGFYEKRDREMFRELIRLNGVGPKLALALMSTLEVDELVRCVQAQDTSALTRVPGVGKKTAERLLVELKDRFKAWDSLPGTFALVSDGPGAPIPVATAESDAVSALISLGYKPQEASKAVTAIKDKNLSSEDLIRRALKGML; this is translated from the coding sequence GTGATTGGACGTCTACGCGGTACGTTGGTCGAGAAGCAGCCGCCGCATCTGGTACTGGATGTCAACGGCGTTGGTTACGAGGTCGAAGTGCCCATGACCACGCTCTATCGCCTGCCTCATCTGGGCGAAATCGTGACGCTGCATATCCATCTGGTGGTCCGCGAAGACGCGCACCTGCTGTTCGGTTTCTACGAAAAGCGTGACCGCGAGATGTTTCGCGAGCTGATTCGCCTGAACGGCGTCGGGCCGAAGCTGGCGCTGGCCCTGATGTCGACGCTGGAAGTGGACGAATTGGTGCGTTGTGTGCAGGCGCAGGACACCTCCGCGCTGACCCGCGTCCCGGGCGTTGGCAAGAAGACCGCCGAGCGGTTGCTGGTTGAGCTGAAGGATCGCTTCAAGGCGTGGGATTCGTTGCCAGGTACCTTCGCGCTCGTGTCGGACGGGCCGGGCGCGCCGATTCCAGTGGCGACGGCCGAGTCGGATGCTGTCAGCGCGTTGATTTCCCTGGGCTACAAGCCCCAGGAGGCGAGCAAAGCGGTGACCGCGATAAAAGACAAGAATCTCAGCAGCGAAGACCTCATTCGCCGCGCACTGAAGGGGATGCTGTAA
- the ruvB gene encoding Holliday junction branch migration DNA helicase RuvB, with amino-acid sequence MIDADRLIAATGRDRDEQLDRAIRPLSLADYIGQPTVREQMELFIQAARGRSEALDHTLIFGPPGLGKTTLAHIIAQEMGVSIKSTSGPVLERPGDLAAILTNLEPHDVLFIDEIHRLSPIVEEVLYPAMEDFQLDIMIGEGPAARSIKLDLPPFTLVGATTRAGMLTNPLRDRFGIVQRLEFYSTADLATIVSRSAKILGLYIEDEGAFEIARRARGTPRIANRLLRRVRDFAEVRAKGEITKAIADLALNLLDVDERGFDHQDRRLLLTMIEKFDGGPVGVDNLAAAISEERHTIEDVLEPYLIQQGYMMRTPRGRMVTRHAYLHFGLNIPSRLGDRAVLDEPIEDPDE; translated from the coding sequence GTGATAGACGCCGACCGTCTGATCGCCGCGACCGGGCGTGACCGTGACGAGCAACTGGACCGTGCGATTCGGCCGCTGAGCCTGGCCGATTACATTGGTCAGCCCACCGTGCGTGAGCAGATGGAACTGTTCATTCAGGCGGCGCGCGGGCGCAGTGAAGCGCTGGATCACACGCTGATCTTCGGTCCGCCAGGCCTGGGTAAAACCACACTGGCGCATATCATCGCCCAGGAAATGGGAGTATCGATCAAGAGCACCTCGGGCCCCGTGCTTGAACGACCGGGTGATCTTGCGGCGATTCTCACCAATCTTGAGCCCCACGACGTGCTGTTCATCGATGAAATCCACCGTCTGTCACCCATCGTTGAGGAAGTGCTGTACCCGGCGATGGAAGATTTCCAGCTGGACATCATGATCGGTGAGGGCCCTGCGGCGCGCTCCATCAAGCTTGATCTGCCGCCGTTCACACTGGTCGGCGCGACGACTCGCGCAGGCATGCTGACCAATCCGCTGCGTGACCGCTTCGGTATCGTGCAGCGTCTTGAGTTCTACAGCACTGCGGATCTGGCCACGATTGTGTCGCGCTCGGCGAAAATTCTCGGGCTGTACATCGAGGACGAAGGCGCATTCGAGATTGCCCGTCGTGCACGGGGTACGCCGCGGATCGCCAATCGGCTGCTGCGTCGGGTGAGGGATTTCGCCGAAGTACGCGCCAAGGGCGAGATCACCAAAGCCATTGCGGATCTCGCGCTGAACCTGCTGGACGTCGACGAGCGCGGATTCGATCACCAGGATCGACGCTTGCTGCTGACGATGATCGAGAAGTTCGACGGCGGGCCGGTCGGGGTGGATAACCTTGCGGCGGCCATCAGCGAAGAACGACACACAATTGAAGATGTGCTGGAGCCCTATTTGATTCAGCAAGGCTATATGATGCGCACACCTCGCGGTCGCATGGTCACGCGGCATGCGTATTTGCACTTCGGTCTGAACATCCCCTCGCGCCTGGGCGACCGTGCGGTGCTGGATGAACCGATCGAAGACCCTGACGAATAA
- the ybgC gene encoding tol-pal system-associated acyl-CoA thioesterase, with the protein MRAQNGAQSFAHRCRVYYEDTDAGGIVYYVNYLKFMERARTERLRELGFAQSAMAGIENLLFVVHSSEARYHKPARLDDELLISAEVIELNRASLRFQQQVRRAADDVLLCEGQFLVACVRADSLKPRAIPEALRTAFAGQGGAGTHSEQEIQRGS; encoded by the coding sequence ATGCGCGCGCAAAACGGGGCTCAGTCGTTCGCACATCGTTGTCGCGTTTATTACGAGGACACCGATGCCGGCGGCATCGTTTATTACGTCAATTACCTGAAATTCATGGAGCGGGCTCGAACCGAGCGACTGCGGGAACTGGGCTTTGCCCAATCCGCAATGGCGGGTATCGAGAACCTGTTGTTCGTCGTGCATTCAAGCGAGGCTCGGTACCACAAGCCCGCGCGGCTGGACGACGAACTGCTGATCAGCGCCGAAGTAATCGAATTGAACCGCGCCAGCCTGCGCTTTCAGCAACAGGTCAGGCGGGCTGCGGATGATGTGCTGCTCTGCGAAGGGCAGTTTTTGGTGGCGTGTGTGCGCGCCGACAGTTTGAAACCCCGGGCCATTCCCGAAGCTCTGCGCACGGCCTTTGCCGGGCAGGGCGGCGCGG